TTAGAGTAGCTCAAATTAATGCCAAGAACAACAATAGATCATCTCAAGCATATACGCTCTTCTGCTGGAAGATCAAAAGTGGCTAGTGGCTTAAGAACTAAAAGCCCTATTAATAGATTAATACGTGTTAATCGCGAGAATCAACGACTATTTCATATTAGGAATAACAATACAGCTAGTGGTAGAGTTTGTAATTTATTGCCTGATACTGAAGCTACTCAAGCTAAAACTCGCTCTGATAAAACGTTACCAGAGTTGAACTCTAGCACTCTTTGTCTACTGAGGTGGCAAATTAGAAATAGAATTGAAGAGGAGTCTTTGGCGCAAAATAAAGATTCTCTGCTTGATCAGCGAGATGATCTTGAGTCAACGAGAACAGCTGATTTAATTATTGGTTCTGGTGAGACTGAGTTACTTATTAAATTACAGACAATAGTTGGTAAAACAATCCTCATTTCTCAAACTAGTGATTTTTATGATGATGTTTCTATAGGAAAAGTCAATCTTGATTTCTCTGATGATAAAAATATCGTATTATTTGATGGTTCTAATGGTGAGTGGGGTACTTTTGCTGCCGAGCCAGATGCTGATATTAAAATATGGATTATAAACCCCTAAAATCAGGACCAGCACCGGCATAAGCAGGGTTAACTCTTAGGTTTTGTTCAGGACAAATCAATTCACAAGTGCGGCATTGTACACAGTTTTCTAGTGACATACCGTGGACTTTGATTCCTTCTCCACTTATATCAAGTCTGTGAACTTCAGCAGTACAGTCAGAGACGCAAGGTACGTCGAGTTTGACGGCATCATATTTATTGATGCACTTCAAGCAAGTGTCAGCACTAAATTCATCAATATGTTCTGGATGTTCAATGTATTTAGTTTGAGCATAGAAAACAGCATCTTCACGCGAGTAGATGGTAGTTTTGTCGAATTCCTGTCTACCCTGATTACGTTTAATTAGTTCTTTAGAGAAGTTCGGGTTGATTGCTTTGTAGCCAGCTTTGTAAACAATCTCTTCTTTCACATCATCAGGTGCATTCATTTTGACTCCAGCATCAATGGTCTGTGCCAAAGCTTTAATTGGACTAGAAAGTCCAACTATAAGTGCTCCAACAAGAGGTCCAAGCAAGCCACCAATCAAGGGTACGTTAGTTAGTTCAATTCCTTTAAGGAACTTAGGTAAGAATTCACTTAGAAGTTCAGGGTTATCCAAAAATGCTTTACGGAAATACTTGTTAGCTTTGAACTTGTCCATGAACGGGGAGTGCATCAAATCTTCTTGATATGTCGATAAACTATTAGCAGAAAAATCTCTTGTCTGTAGTGCATTGAAAGCCGTTTGAGCAGCTAGATAGCCTGACTCAAGTGCTTTGTCAACACCCGCTAATGATTTCATGTCAAGTAAGCCAAGCGCGTCACCAAGTAATAATGAGCCATTAGTTTGAAACTGTTTTGGAAGACTAGCAAGACCACCTTCTGGTAAAACTGCCGCTCCATAATTAAGTAGTTCAGCTCCTTTGAGAAGTTTTTGTAACCAAGGATGTTTTTTGTATTCTTGTAATTGTTTTTGTGGATGAATATTGGGGTTCTTGGAATCAAGTGAAATCACCAATCCAATAGTCAGACGTTTGTGATCTAAGCCATAAACAAATCCACCACCAAGAGTACCATCTAGTGTTGGGTAACCAAGACTATGATAAACCTTGCCCTTCATGCATGGAGTCTCCTCGGCTAGTTTCCAGGTCTCCTTAACGCCAACTGACCAAAGCTGTGGGTTGCCTTCTAAATTAAAATGCTTAATGATATCTTTTGACAAAAATCCTTTGTCACCAAATGCAATAATAGAGGCGTATACATTGTCTTCGACTGGATCACCAGTCTTGCCAACACGCACTCCAATGACCTTGTCATCCTCAATGATTGCTTCGTGAGCTGCAAAGCCAGGGAACATATCAACTGTAATATTTGGTATTTCATTTGCTTTAGTGACAAGAGTTTGAGCCATCCATTCAACAACGGCTGAAAGTGTCAGCACGTAGTAACCGTCTTTGACAAAATCAGGCAAAGCAGCACGAGTAATAACTGAAGGAACATCCCACTTGGCGTTTTCGCTCAAAATAGAAAAATGACTTTCTTTACAAATGGACTCTATTGGCATGCCATCAGCGACATGATTAGGATAGACCTTATCAAAAATAGTTTTGTTAACTACAGCACCTGAAACTATATGAGCACCAAATTCTTCTGCTTTTTCAAGAATAGCCACCGAGATATGCATCTCTGGTTTAGTTCTCGCCAAGTCACAAAGCCTGTGAGCCATTGTTAGGTTGGAAGGGCTGCCACCAACTAGTACAAGATCATATGTGATTGGTTCTTGTTTTTTATTAGTGTTTTGTTCTATTTTGTCTTGTGTTTTAGTTGCCATCTTGTTTTACGCCAATGCGGGCTCCTTTTTACTAGCTTTGATTTGTGAAATCATTTCAGGAATTACGTGATATAGATCACCAACTATGCCGTGGTGAGCAAATGAAAAAATTGCTGCATCTGGATCTTTATTGATTGCAATAATCAAGTCTGATTTTTGCATTCCAACTCTGTGTTGCAATGCTCCAGAAATCCCGCAAGCAATATATATCTTTGGTCTTACTGTTTTGCCAGTTTGACCTACTTGATATGGATAAGTGATCCAGCCCAAGTCAACAGCTTTGCGTGAAGCTGCTACAACTGAGTTTTCAAAACAATCAGCAAGTTCTTGAAGTAATTTAAATCCTTCAATTGAACCAAGTCCAAAGCCACCAGCAATAATTACATCAGCTTCAGTTATATCAATCTTGCTACCTGCTTCTCTTAGGATTTTACTGATTCTTACTCTATTGTCGGAGTCTAGTATCTTAATTTCTACGTTTTTGATTTTGGTAACTTCTGATCTGGGCTTTGAAACCATCTCAGGAAGCGGAAATACGCCTGGTCTTATCGTTGCCATTTGTGGATCTTTCCATGGTCCCAAGATGCGCGCCTTGAGTGATTCACCAAAACTTGGTCTGTTTGCATAAAGACATTCTGGGAAATAGCCGATTTTGGATTTATCCACTCCGGCTTTGTGTTCGTAAGGTCCAATATCTAATTCGATAGTATCAGCCGTTAATCCAGTTTCAAAGTAGGCTGCGATGCGCGGAGCAAGGTCTCTACCAGAGGTAGTTGAACCCATGAGCATAGTATGCGGTGGTGTGCTCCAAGTGTTGATCTCATCAATAATCACACGTCTATAAGGAAGTGTTTTGTATTCAGCAAGTTCAGGATGATCTGCTACGTAGACTTTGTCAGCACCTGCTGCAATTACTCTGTCTACTTGGCTGTCAATATTGTGACCAAGAATAAAACAACTAAGAGGTGCATCTAGCTTCTTTGCTAATTTTTTTCCTTCTCCAAGTAATTCAAGAGTTACGTTGGCAATAATGCCATCTACTTGTTCCGCTATAACCAATACTTCCTTAGCCATTAAAATTCTCCAGTATGCTTTCGCTACTTCCTTTGTTATGCGCCCGGCTAGACATAGCCTCTATTCTGTTTAATTCAACAGTTTCCAGTTTGTTGTTACGGCTATGTTGACGAGCTCGTACTTCTTTAGCCATTAAAATTCTCCAGTGCAAAGCCTTAAGCCTTTGCATATTCCTTTATAGTTTGTTGGTTTGTGTTAATTACTTCACTAACTAATTGGTCTGCGCTTTTACCTTGG
The genomic region above belongs to Cyanobacteriota bacterium and contains:
- a CDS encoding 4Fe-4S dicluster domain-containing protein — translated: MATKTQDKIEQNTNKKQEPITYDLVLVGGSPSNLTMAHRLCDLARTKPEMHISVAILEKAEEFGAHIVSGAVVNKTIFDKVYPNHVADGMPIESICKESHFSILSENAKWDVPSVITRAALPDFVKDGYYVLTLSAVVEWMAQTLVTKANEIPNITVDMFPGFAAHEAIIEDDKVIGVRVGKTGDPVEDNVYASIIAFGDKGFLSKDIIKHFNLEGNPQLWSVGVKETWKLAEETPCMKGKVYHSLGYPTLDGTLGGGFVYGLDHKRLTIGLVISLDSKNPNIHPQKQLQEYKKHPWLQKLLKGAELLNYGAAVLPEGGLASLPKQFQTNGSLLLGDALGLLDMKSLAGVDKALESGYLAAQTAFNALQTRDFSANSLSTYQEDLMHSPFMDKFKANKYFRKAFLDNPELLSEFLPKFLKGIELTNVPLIGGLLGPLVGALIVGLSSPIKALAQTIDAGVKMNAPDDVKEEIVYKAGYKAINPNFSKELIKRNQGRQEFDKTTIYSREDAVFYAQTKYIEHPEHIDEFSADTCLKCINKYDAVKLDVPCVSDCTAEVHRLDISGEGIKVHGMSLENCVQCRTCELICPEQNLRVNPAYAGAGPDFRGL
- a CDS encoding electron transfer flavoprotein subunit alpha/FixB family protein, translated to MAKEVLVIAEQVDGIIANVTLELLGEGKKLAKKLDAPLSCFILGHNIDSQVDRVIAAGADKVYVADHPELAEYKTLPYRRVIIDEINTWSTPPHTMLMGSTTSGRDLAPRIAAYFETGLTADTIELDIGPYEHKAGVDKSKIGYFPECLYANRPSFGESLKARILGPWKDPQMATIRPGVFPLPEMVSKPRSEVTKIKNVEIKILDSDNRVRISKILREAGSKIDITEADVIIAGGFGLGSIEGFKLLQELADCFENSVVAASRKAVDLGWITYPYQVGQTGKTVRPKIYIACGISGALQHRVGMQKSDLIIAINKDPDAAIFSFAHHGIVGDLYHVIPEMISQIKASKKEPALA